In the Populus nigra chromosome 2, ddPopNigr1.1, whole genome shotgun sequence genome, aacttccattaatctatccagataaacaaactctcattaaattttatatatctgctcaatacctcttaaacaaaatattaataaaccttccttgttatgtgctcaatgtatgaaacatagatgatggggcttttgttggaagaaaacaatattttgttctaatgtttaaggttaacttccttgggttgggattattttattttattttactcttttttttttttttaatatctatacataaaacacaatgcatctttaacccatgtaacgagctttcggctaatgactcccagaccagttgatcttagggcattaggtgttgagacacccctacgagcttagtaactcgggttgcagatactgatacgtagatagtgcaatgtttgattcccttaagcttttctccttaacccatgtaacaagctttgggccaataactcccaagtcagttgactttagggtattaggtgttaaaacaccccttcgggcttaattgcttaggttagggaggctacgaaatcaaacttatctacgtttttattatcatcattttcttctttttttttttttttttctttcttttttttttttttttttttttttttgcaaattatagactatccctatcccttagttgttacctttaacaaaagaacataaataatgtaataatccaatgtgcaacccacaatcatatgttaaagtgtgtgtgtgaaaatgaaggtttacgaatacttgttaaatgagtatatgagcagaattaagtgatagcaatgcgagagtttgtaaacctgaatatttcaagaagtattctaataggccttgttatgaatattgcaaataaccattagaaaatgtttactaagatgcgtctcaagagtcattcccccttactctaccatcctagtaataacagttttgcccaatggtttttaaacaaaaacagttagttggttagttttttttttttttttttttttttttttttttaattactactaccctctccccccaaccaaaacgagacattgtcctcaatgttctaaggtagaaagatagagtatagaagacatcacctgaaacaacgaacattaacaaacctgaaacacacttaaacaaatataaaatataacagaacaaaatactatgttagaaataaaaccaaaagacacaaggattcacaaacgaaggctcaaatccaatctaagctttttacggctttctgtagttgaccaattgatgcgactcatggaaggatcaatgacaggggtgaaagattgtagtttgtcgatcaattgttcagccgtagcagcagagattatgatttgtcgtgccgaagatgttagaaattcctgttccacagcttgatcaagaaaagacaacaaagtatcataaaaaccattaacattgagcaaacctataggtttatggtgaatgtgaagttgggcccaagaggaaatatgaaagatctcttccaatgtgcccagaccacctggtaaggcaatgaaggcatcagcatggttaaacattgtattcattcgatcaaacattgtggagacctgtagttcctctccaattgttcttccaatgatgtccccttttgttaaagcttcggggacgacccccaaaacttgactacctcctaaaaatgcagctattgccacaccccccattaacccaaggttgcctcccccatacactaaatgaatctttttctcagctagtacctgaccaagatgatttgctgcttctaaaaaagctatttccttcccaggactggatccaccgaaaacacaaatatttttgatgtgataacttgagggacctgccatttctacacacttctatatctgtctaatgtaagggataagtagaaatgaggggaaggaagagaagattttatagatgagaaattgaagatgcaatcataccacctatatgtaggccagctggagtctcacactctttctctctctttatttatttatttatttattttgaaaaagcatgtgtatgtacaggtagttgtgattgtggctcacatcttcccttggttttacgtccaagaacggcttaaacgccctctatgggtcggggataggcttcccatccagttttcttaaaaactggcaaacagggtcttttttagtcagattcccaagactaagtctatcatgttctttatgaaaatggggccataaatcatgaattgcacgatgcacatctccactaggatgcgtctcaagggtcaacaaaagattatctaaagaccccttactcaggccatccttaatgaattgtattttatcttcacggtttatagataccattcctaaagaacgacatgttgcattacaagtccatctggcacatcggtgacagactttcagtcgttttgcacgacgtttctttgcaaaagtgcttttacctgttccaggcatgtgtgaaatgaaagaatcggaggactcacctaataatcggacctttgcttcaatcagccagcgaatatcttcaggaattccatgattcatcaacaacttcaatcttgcacacctagcacggtaaatttttgtaatcgcattctgaggcagagcgggaaaatactttttcaatttttcaagagtggtgtccattttgaaatgagaattggagaagagattcaaagaagagagaaagagcaaagaattgcacaaatatatacagatatcagttattatgggaaactgaaagaaccgactaaagtcacggagtaccgttatccgccttttgaccggggtgagagaaactaacaaaacacaaaacaatgtgagaaaacgaatcaatctttatatacaggatcactcaattcaatagaggcattttcaactgaaaaattgtcaaagtagactttcaaacgatgtccatttaccttgaaaacattgccattctttggattctcgatatcacaggccccatatggatacacatgtttcacaatgaaaggaccactccatcttgatcttagttttccaggaaataaatggagtcgagaattataaagcaagactttttgaccaacattgaatgtttttctcaatattttcttgtcatgcaactctttgattcttgctttatgaattcttgaattttcatatgcatcatttcttatttcctcaagctcatttatttgtaattttcgtagttgaccagcatcatcaaggtttgaattaaaagctttaatagcccaataagctttatgttcaagttccacaggcaagtgacaaggttttccatagactagtctataaggtgacatacctaatgatgttttataagcagttcgataagcccaaagtgcatcattaagtcttaaagaccagtctttcctattagggttcactgttttctccaagatttgtttgatctccctattagcaagctctacctgtccactagtctgagggtgataaggggtggcaactttgtgagtgattccatatttcttcattaaagactcaaatggcttattgcagaaatgtgttccaccatcacttatcatggctcgagggattccaaatcgacttaagatattttctttcaagaattttatcactgttttgtgatcattgtttcgacttggaattgcctctatccattttgaaacataatctactgcgactaatatgtacacgaaaccaaatgatgaaggaaatggacccatgaaatctataccccaacagtcaaagatctcaatgacaagaataggatttaaaggcatcatgtgacgttttgaaatagatcccaacttttgacaattttcacaaatcttacagaatgcatgtgagtccttgaacatggtgggccagtaaaatccgcattgtaagatttttgcagttgtctttcttgatgagaaatggcccccacatgcctcagaatgacaaaatttaatgacactacttacctcattgtcaggaatgcatcttcgaaatatttgatcaggacaatatttgaataaataagggtcatcccaataaaagttctttacttcgttcaagaacttccttttgtcttgggtactccaatgagctggcaattgtcctgaaacaagaaaattaacaatattagcaaaccaaggcatcgtagagacagaaaataaagattcatcaggaaagtagtcatcgattggtgtgatgtcagattttgaatctgttgtcaatcttgacaaatgatcggcgacaacattttcggtgcctttcttgtctttgattgtgatatcaaattcctgaagtaacaaaatccaccgaaccaatctagccttagaatctttcttagaaagaagatatttcaatgctgcatgatcactaaaaacaacaacaggtgagccaacaagataagacctgaatttttcacatgcaaatactactgcaagtaattctttttcagtggtggtgtaattcatttgagcactattcaaagttttacttgcatagtaaatcacatagggtttcttttcttttctttgtcccaagacagcacccacggcatagtcactagcgtcacacattatttcaaaaggtaaagaccaatcaggaggttgaatgactggagcagaagtaagctggtttttaagtttaacaaaggcttcttcacaatgttcagtccattcaaagatattatcctttgtcagaaggttactcaagggcttagatattacgctaaaatccttgatgaaccttctataaaaaccagcatgtcctaagaatgatctaacatctttaatagattttggtgttggcaagttagcaattaactcgattttagatttatcaacctcaattccttttgatgaaacaatgtgaccaagtacaatgccgtctgttaccataaagtgacatttttcccaattcagtacaagattcttctcttcacacctactcaaaaccttttctaagttagtcaaacaatcatcaaatgaatcaccaaaaacagaaaaatcatccataaaaatctcaagaaaacgttcaaccatatcactgaatatactaagcatgcatctttgaaacgtggctggtgcattacataatccgaaaggcattcttcgatatgcaaaggtaccaaatggacatgtgaaagtagttttctcttgatcttctaatgcaatttcaatttggttgtagcctgaatagccatctaggaaacaataaaattcatgacctgcaactctttctagaatttgatccatgaaaggtaaaggaaaatgatcttttctagtcattgaattaagtttcctataatcaatgcacatgcgccaaccagtaatagtcctagttggaattaactcatttttttcatttgttatcacagtaactccagacttcttaggtaccacttgagtaggacttacccatttgctgtcagaaataggataaatgattccattatctagaagcttaatgacttcatttttcactacttctttcatattaggattaagccttcgttgcatttctctagagggtttagcattttcctccaaataaatcctgtgagtgcaaatcaaaggactaattccttttatgtcagctatggtccatcctaatgcatttttgtgcattttcagagtttgtaataacttaccttcttgctgtgcattaagtttggaagagattattaccggaaaagtttcattttctcccaaaaatgagtatttgagattgaggggtaacggcttcaaatcaggttttggtggttgaacacttgaaggtattggcttaattgatcgtggcggcaattcctcaatttgtggtctccaattacttgcctttaattcttcctgaaaataaaccatttgcaaatcatcagattcatcaatctcaatttcattggaagtggtttgaaattgatcatgaactaatttttcagtaaagtccacttcctgtaaatcattatcatccccaggttgcttgcaaatgttgaaaatattcatctccaatgtcatgtttccaaaagatagcttcattagtccattcctacaattaatcaatgcattagaagttgcaagaaatggacgtcctaaaataacaggaaatgaattacatgcttcaacaggttgtgtatccaagacaataaaatccacaggataaatgaatttatcgacttgtactaacacatcttcaactattcctctaggcacttttacagatctatcggcaagtaaaagagtcacagaagttggttttaactcacctagattgagactttgaaaaactgaatatggaagtaaattcacactagctccaagatcaagtaaagctctttcaattttatgttctccaataaagcatgaaattgtaggacaaccagggtctttatatttcaatgcattattgttctgaagaatggcacttacttgttcggctaaaaaggctttctttttcacattcagttttctcttcacagtgcacagatctttcaaaaatttagcataagaaggaacctgtttaatagcatccagcaaaggtatattgatccttacctgtttgaaggtttcaaaaatTTCAGAGTTGttattgactttcctttgtttggtcatggcatgaggaaatggaagtgctggcggagaatcagtcttttctttgcaatgatcagattcaaccccttccttaccctcagagattgactcatcatcattctcacaaggttcaagaatgggttttttaataaccttaccactacgaagagtgatgactgatttggcttgatccatgtgttggcttccagaactacttgcatttacattgtattgcccctttggattttgttgtggttgagaaggaaacttacctttctcttggaaactgagagcagatgtgaactttgcaagagtatctttaaaatctgtcatgctttgagcaagttgagtgttaattgcctcttgcttttccataaatgcatgcaatgtttcctcaagatttcttctatgagggggagcataaggaggtgcatatccatgagaattttggaaattatgatgtgcttgaaacggtggctgtgaagtttgagcattattgttctcactcttccaactaaaatttggatgatttctccaaccagggttatatgtttgtgaatatgggttatggttgggcctttgaaaattgtttaatgcatgggcttgttcatggagacattctttaaaagaaggcaaggttggacagtcattggttgaatgttcgttggtttcacagatttgacatgcaatgtcttgaacagattttagttgaccactcttttttaattctagtgcctcgacctttctagctaaagatgaaaacttggcttggaggtcatgatcttccctaaggttgtacatacctccactagatgtatgaggttgggttttacttggtgcctcataagttcctgtattgtcccaattttgcgcattttcaactagcaagtctaggtattccattgcttcattagggtctttatcctcaaaagttccattgcacatcaattcaaccatttgcctatctctaggagttaacccttcataaaaatgtgaaactaatctccatgtttcaaaaccatgatgggggcaagtattaagtaagtctcgatacctatcccaacattgataaaatgtttctcctggtttttgagagaaagtaatgatttgtcttttgaaagagtttgttctgtgggatggaaaaaacttctttaaaaattgttgttgcatttcatcccaagcacgaatggatccaggtctcaaattttgtagccatgttttagctttatcttttaatgaaaaaggaaaaagcttcaatctaatggtgttcatgctacaatttgagtcattatatgtgttgcaaacctcctcaaattcccttaaatgcaagtatggattttctaaatctaagccatgaaaagatggtaaaagttgaataatgcctgtcttaaaattaaaatgagatgcatcaggaggaaaaactatgcatgagggtgcacttgttcttgtgggattcatgtggtctctaagagttctaacccgaatattctcattattctcattatgaagcgattggttatcttcttcagccatattttctgaaaatgatgaggataccctacaaagtctaccacttaatgtacgtgaccacactctcatgcacgtgtaagaaaagaataaaaggaagaagaaaacaaaagaaagagaaacaaaacaaaagaaacaaagttagatacaagaaaagagaaaagagaaaagagaaaataaaataaatactataatttgtacaagaatttacctccccggcaacggcgccaaaaacttgacacgaccaaaagattgatgtcttttcccaagtgcaggagtgtcgaagtaataaataacccggcaagaccggggtcgaaccacagggaggttaattgtataaattatagataacaataatacaacaacaacaataacaacaacaacaacaataataataatagtgttaataataatagtgaagaagaagaggaagaagtcgatgagaactttgagatggcaGATTAACgtaagaattaaacaatgataacaacaaatgtcaaggttagaggatccactaatggtatttcaaacaagtatagtataaactcttattattcaattggaaaccacacacaaggaggttccaatcagattataaattgttaacatgattacattagttatcttattcgaataatgctaatacttgtaaatgttttcaggcattcatgattataacttatgttaacaacaaatcaagttcctttcatagctcaggtgtcggttataccatacagtatgggctatgaaagtgccaagtatttgttgtaccaaatgttatacaacataaatctagattaaccatttaacaagcaaagtattaaaagtgaacaagatagcaaatataaagcatgttagtatccaacattaaggtccatgttgagtttatattatacttatccttacaccattagtgtaaccttttcaccttgacataattaacttagctagacataatgaaagaaagaaacataaataaacaagataagaacataagtaagataaaagttaactaagtaaaggaaaggaaatgaaaggcataaacttgatattaatgaaagcaaagcataagcaatacaaagagagaaagcaagagcatgatcttgatctgaacaccaagatgcctaaatacatggcaaatgcctccttttataggccaaaattcggaactattgatttgttgactaattgatga is a window encoding:
- the LOC133681402 gene encoding uncharacterized protein LOC133681402, encoding MDTTLEKLKKYFPALPQNAITKIYRARCARLKLLMNHGIPEDIRWLIEAKVRLLGESSDSFISHMPGTGKSTFAKKRRAKRLKVCHRCARWTCNATCRSLGMVSINREDKIQFIKDGLSKGSLDNLLLTLETHPSGDVHRAIHDLWPHFHKEHDRLSLGNLTKKDPVCQFLRKLDGKPIPDP
- the LOC133681401 gene encoding probable cytokinin riboside 5'-monophosphate phosphoribohydrolase LOGL10; translated protein: MAGPSSYHIKNICVFGGSSPGKEIAFLEAANHLGQVLAEKKIHLVYGGGNLGLMGGVAIAAFLGGSQVLGVVPEALTKGDIIGRTIGEELQVSTMFDRMNTMFNHADAFIALPGGLGTLEEIFHISSWAQLHIHHKPIGLLNVNGFYDTLLSFLDQAVEQEFLTSSARQIIISAATAEQLIDKLQSFTPVIDPSMSRINWSTTESRKKLRLDLSLRL